A single genomic interval of Nonomuraea rubra harbors:
- a CDS encoding PucR family transcriptional regulator, protein MSQRPRASLGRVLDDLGTTLLELVAGDVDQREEISGLVIYDPLDEPVLGPRSLVLGIGVDPSGDTLPRLLGTLGDHDAVGLVVRAPVALTPEVREAVGKSGVALIGLRRGATWAQLTALIRSMLAEGDVGEHEHESLGGLPSGDLFAVANAVAALLDAPITIEDRNSRVLAFSGRQDEADASRVETVIGRQVPERYATRLTELGVFRDLYRSQRPVVVTPQDLGYDGMTVQRVAIAVRAGDEILGSIWAAMDGDLDSERTNALLDASKLVALHLLRIRAGADVRRRLRADLMATVLEGGAGARDALARLGLSGRTLVVVSAALLTGDDHTWADHAWADHGRAAELERLADALSVHLSAAVPSAAVAAVGGTVYGLLPVIVPTSSPEQRAVRLASDFVDRVGGSLPAIVAVAAAGPDISGIVHGKTQADRVLRVMREGHTALRVARLDDVQTLALVLELRDLAAARGERLVGAIARLMEYDERNNAGLVRSLEAWLDALGDVGKAAAALFIHPNTLRYRLKRVAEVGEIDLEDPEQRFAAMLQLRILAPR, encoded by the coding sequence GTGAGCCAGCGTCCCCGTGCCAGCCTGGGCCGGGTCTTGGACGACCTGGGGACCACCCTGCTCGAGTTGGTCGCCGGTGACGTCGACCAGCGTGAAGAGATCAGCGGACTCGTCATCTACGACCCGCTCGACGAACCCGTGCTCGGGCCGCGCTCGCTGGTGCTCGGCATCGGCGTCGACCCGTCCGGCGACACGCTCCCCCGGCTGCTCGGCACGCTCGGCGACCACGACGCGGTCGGGCTGGTCGTCCGGGCGCCGGTCGCCCTGACCCCGGAGGTGCGGGAGGCGGTCGGGAAGAGCGGCGTCGCGCTGATCGGCCTGCGCCGGGGCGCCACGTGGGCGCAGCTCACCGCGCTCATCCGGTCGATGCTCGCGGAGGGGGACGTCGGCGAGCACGAGCACGAGTCCCTGGGCGGGCTCCCGTCCGGCGACCTCTTCGCGGTGGCCAACGCCGTGGCCGCGCTCCTCGACGCCCCCATCACCATCGAGGACCGCAACTCCCGCGTGCTCGCCTTCTCCGGCCGCCAGGACGAGGCGGACGCCTCCCGCGTCGAGACGGTCATCGGCCGGCAGGTCCCGGAACGGTACGCCACCCGGCTGACGGAGCTGGGCGTCTTCCGCGACCTCTACCGCTCCCAGCGGCCGGTCGTCGTCACGCCGCAGGATCTCGGCTACGACGGGATGACGGTGCAGCGCGTGGCCATCGCGGTCCGCGCCGGCGACGAGATCCTCGGCTCGATCTGGGCCGCCATGGACGGCGACCTCGACAGCGAGCGTACGAACGCCCTGCTCGACGCCTCGAAACTGGTCGCGCTGCACCTGCTGCGCATCCGCGCCGGCGCCGACGTCCGGCGGCGGCTGCGCGCCGACCTGATGGCGACGGTCCTGGAAGGCGGCGCGGGCGCGCGGGACGCGCTCGCGCGCCTCGGCCTGTCCGGCCGGACCCTCGTCGTCGTGAGCGCGGCCCTGCTCACCGGCGACGACCATACCTGGGCCGACCACGCCTGGGCCGACCACGGCAGGGCCGCCGAGCTCGAACGGCTCGCGGACGCCCTGTCGGTCCACCTGTCGGCGGCGGTGCCGTCCGCCGCCGTGGCGGCCGTCGGCGGCACCGTGTACGGCCTGCTGCCCGTGATCGTCCCCACCAGCAGCCCGGAACAGCGGGCCGTACGCCTGGCCTCCGACTTCGTGGACCGGGTCGGCGGCAGCCTTCCCGCCATCGTCGCGGTCGCCGCCGCGGGGCCGGACATCAGCGGCATCGTCCACGGGAAGACGCAGGCCGACCGGGTACTCCGGGTGATGCGGGAGGGCCACACCGCTCTCCGGGTGGCCAGGCTCGACGACGTCCAGACGCTCGCCCTCGTCCTGGAACTGCGCGACCTCGCGGCGGCGCGCGGCGAGCGGCTGGTCGGCGCGATCGCCCGCCTGATGGAGTACGACGAGCGCAACAACGCCGGCCTCGTCCGGTCGCTGGAGGCCTGGCTGGACGCGCTCGGCGACGTGGGCAAGGCGGCCGCCGCGCTCTTCATCCACCCCAACACGCTGCGCTACCGGCTCAAGCGGGTCGCCGAGGTGGGCGAGATCGACCTGGAGGACCCGGAGCAGCGCTTCGCGGCGATGTTGCAACTGCGGATCCTGGCACCCCGTTAG
- a CDS encoding T6SS immunity protein Tdi1 domain-containing protein, with translation MRLDVWMELTKVFTEEQFEQALESWHWIGLEGKVPVLASLFGDVILRAEDGFWWLDAMEGSLTRPWEDADAVQAELNTVDGQERYLLAGLAREAAQRGLSLAADQVYDFTRPPVLGGEVSADNLGQIDFVVGLNIAGQIHEQVRDLPPGSPITGITVS, from the coding sequence ATGCGGTTGGATGTCTGGATGGAATTGACGAAGGTCTTCACCGAGGAACAGTTCGAGCAGGCTCTGGAGTCGTGGCACTGGATCGGCCTGGAGGGCAAGGTGCCCGTGCTCGCGTCGCTGTTCGGGGACGTGATCCTCCGGGCGGAGGACGGCTTCTGGTGGCTCGACGCGATGGAGGGCAGCCTCACCCGGCCGTGGGAGGACGCCGACGCGGTGCAGGCGGAGCTGAACACCGTCGACGGCCAGGAGCGCTACCTGCTGGCGGGCCTCGCACGGGAGGCCGCGCAGCGCGGGCTGAGCCTGGCCGCCGATCAGGTGTACGACTTCACCCGCCCGCCGGTGCTCGGGGGCGAGGTGAGTGCGGACAACCTGGGGCAGATCGACTTCGTGGTCGGGCTGAACATCGCCGGCCAGATCCACGAGCAGGTACGCGACCTACCGCCCGGCTCCCCCATCACCGGGATCACGGTGAGCTGA
- a CDS encoding GNAT family N-acetyltransferase produces MRIRPFVQPDLARLVELTIETFRPFYEDHFRPLVGDVIFANQHGAWREDYRAQVAGLHDPSGHQYVAVAETDHAIAGYVAWSVDPARRNGAISHLAVAAEHRRHGTGVALCEHAFADMRARGAEVVEIGTGGDPFHAPARALYEKLGCTALPVTYYYRQL; encoded by the coding sequence ATGCGTATTCGCCCGTTCGTTCAGCCCGATCTCGCCCGGCTCGTCGAGCTGACCATCGAGACGTTCCGGCCGTTCTACGAGGATCACTTCCGCCCGCTGGTCGGCGACGTCATCTTCGCCAACCAGCACGGCGCCTGGCGCGAGGACTATCGCGCGCAGGTCGCCGGGCTGCACGACCCGTCCGGGCACCAGTACGTCGCCGTCGCGGAGACGGACCACGCCATCGCCGGCTACGTGGCCTGGAGCGTCGACCCGGCGCGTAGGAACGGCGCCATCTCGCACCTCGCCGTCGCCGCGGAGCACCGCCGGCACGGCACGGGCGTGGCGCTGTGCGAGCACGCCTTCGCGGACATGCGGGCCCGCGGGGCCGAAGTAGTCGAGATCGGCACCGGAGGCGATCCCTTCCACGCCCCCGCCAGGGCGCTGTACGAGAAACTGGGATGCACGGCGCTGCCGGTCACCTACTACTACCGGCAGCTCTGA
- a CDS encoding DUF1028 domain-containing protein, which yields MTFSVLGTDGTAVGIAISSSSPAVAARCVHLRPGVGGAASQNVTDPRLGTALLDALERGLPPDKALAEVVAATPEAEYRQLTVLNLAGESAVFSGARALGVVAERRGRSVVSAGNLLATPDVIDAAARGFESAEGELELRLLAALEAGLAAGGEAGPLHSAGLSVVRATPWRETDLRVDWRDEPIAELRRLAELWLPQRDDYVARALRPGEAPSYGVPGDE from the coding sequence GTGACCTTCTCCGTACTCGGCACCGACGGCACCGCCGTCGGCATCGCGATCAGCTCCTCCAGCCCCGCCGTCGCCGCCCGCTGCGTGCACCTGCGGCCGGGGGTCGGCGGGGCCGCGTCCCAGAACGTCACCGATCCCCGCCTGGGCACCGCGCTCCTCGACGCCCTCGAACGCGGCCTGCCCCCGGACAAGGCGCTGGCCGAGGTCGTCGCGGCGACGCCGGAGGCCGAATACCGGCAGCTCACGGTGCTGAACCTCGCGGGCGAGTCCGCCGTGTTCTCGGGGGCCCGCGCGCTCGGCGTCGTCGCCGAGCGCCGCGGCCGATCGGTGGTCTCGGCGGGAAACCTGCTCGCCACGCCAGACGTCATCGACGCCGCGGCCCGGGGGTTCGAGTCGGCGGAGGGAGAGCTCGAACTGCGGCTCCTCGCCGCGCTCGAAGCCGGGCTGGCGGCCGGCGGCGAGGCCGGCCCGCTCCATTCCGCGGGCCTGTCCGTGGTCCGGGCGACGCCCTGGCGCGAGACCGACCTGCGGGTCGACTGGCGCGACGAGCCGATCGCCGAGCTGCGGCGCCTGGCCGAGCTCTGGCTGCCGCAGCGGGACGACTACGTGGCCCGGGCACTGCGCCCCGGGGAAGCACCGAGCTACGGCGTGCCGGGGGACGAGTGA
- the menC gene encoding o-succinylbenzoate synthase: protein MKLRGIELRRVSMPLVSPFRTSFGTQTERDILLLKAVTDDAEGWGECVALTDPLYSSEYVGSQVDVLRHHLLPRLSSPEGQAAIARSGAAAIAGLTHPIKGHRMAKAALEMAVLDAELRALGRSFARELGAVRDRVPSGVSVGIHDSIPQLLTVVEGYLDAGYVRVKLKIQPGWDLAPVAAVRERFGADVLLQVDANTAYTLRDARHLAKLDEFDLLLIEQPLEEEDVLGHATLARRLATPICLDESIVSAQTAAAAITLGACQIINIKPGRVGGYLEARRIHDLAVANGLPVWCGGMLETGLGRAANVALAGLPGFTLPGDVSASDRFYRTDITEPIVLDDGHIAVPTGPGLGVTPVPEVLDSVTRSVEWIVL from the coding sequence ATGAAACTGCGGGGCATCGAACTTCGCCGCGTCTCGATGCCGCTCGTGTCGCCGTTCCGGACCTCGTTCGGCACGCAGACCGAGCGGGACATCCTCCTGCTCAAGGCCGTCACGGACGACGCCGAGGGCTGGGGCGAGTGCGTCGCCCTCACCGACCCGCTCTACTCCAGCGAGTACGTCGGCTCCCAGGTGGACGTGCTCCGCCACCACCTGCTCCCCAGGCTCTCCTCCCCCGAGGGCCAGGCGGCGATCGCCCGCTCGGGAGCCGCCGCGATCGCCGGCCTCACGCACCCGATCAAGGGGCACCGCATGGCCAAGGCCGCCCTGGAGATGGCGGTCCTCGACGCGGAGCTGCGCGCGCTCGGCCGCTCGTTCGCCCGCGAGCTCGGCGCCGTCCGCGACCGCGTCCCCAGCGGGGTGTCGGTCGGCATCCACGACTCGATCCCGCAGCTGCTGACCGTCGTCGAGGGCTACCTGGACGCCGGGTACGTGCGCGTCAAGCTGAAGATCCAGCCGGGCTGGGACCTGGCCCCGGTGGCCGCCGTGCGCGAGCGCTTCGGCGCGGACGTGCTGCTCCAGGTCGACGCCAACACCGCCTACACGCTCCGCGACGCCCGCCACCTGGCCAAGCTCGACGAGTTCGACCTGCTCCTGATCGAGCAGCCGCTGGAGGAGGAGGACGTCCTCGGCCATGCCACGCTGGCGCGGCGGCTGGCGACGCCGATCTGTCTCGACGAGTCCATCGTCTCGGCGCAGACCGCCGCCGCCGCGATCACGCTCGGCGCCTGCCAGATCATCAACATCAAGCCCGGCCGGGTCGGCGGCTACCTGGAGGCCCGGCGGATCCATGACCTGGCCGTGGCGAACGGGCTGCCGGTCTGGTGCGGCGGCATGCTGGAGACGGGCCTCGGCCGCGCCGCCAACGTCGCCCTGGCCGGCCTGCCCGGATTCACGCTGCCGGGCGACGTCTCGGCCTCCGACCGCTTCTACCGCACCGACATCACCGAGCCGATCGTCCTGGACGACGGCCACATCGCGGTGCCCACCGGCCCTGGGCTGGGGGTCACGCCGGTCCCGGAGGTGCTCGACTCGGTGACCAGGTCCGTCGAGTGGATCGTCCTCTGA
- a CDS encoding SDR family NAD(P)-dependent oxidoreductase, protein MGQFEGKTAVVTGGGTGIGLATAIRLADEGAHVFITGRRKAVLDAAVERIGGPAAATAVQGDISDPADLDRLYAAVRERGRGLDVLFANAAAASFATLEQVTEEHFDETFGVNVRGTLFTVQKALPLLNDGASVILNSSVRAGDGVAAFGTYAASKAAIRSFARTWANELKDRNIRVNAISPGTIDTPGLDGVVAAEDTPVTKADFAAAVPLGRIGRPDEVANVVAFLASDQGSFFLGADLVVDGGEVHL, encoded by the coding sequence ATGGGACAGTTCGAAGGCAAGACCGCCGTAGTCACCGGCGGCGGAACGGGGATCGGCCTGGCCACCGCCATCCGGCTGGCGGACGAGGGCGCGCACGTGTTCATCACCGGCCGCCGGAAGGCGGTCCTCGACGCGGCGGTCGAGCGCATCGGCGGCCCGGCGGCGGCGACGGCCGTGCAGGGCGACATTTCCGACCCGGCCGACCTGGACCGGCTCTACGCCGCGGTCCGGGAGCGGGGCCGGGGCCTGGACGTGCTGTTCGCCAACGCCGCCGCCGCGTCGTTCGCGACGCTGGAGCAGGTCACCGAGGAGCACTTCGACGAGACCTTCGGCGTCAACGTGCGGGGCACCCTGTTCACCGTGCAGAAGGCGCTGCCGCTGCTCAACGACGGCGCCTCGGTGATCCTCAACAGCTCCGTGCGCGCCGGTGACGGCGTCGCGGCGTTCGGCACGTACGCGGCCTCCAAGGCGGCGATCCGGTCGTTCGCCCGGACCTGGGCCAACGAGCTCAAGGACCGCAACATCCGGGTGAACGCGATCTCCCCGGGCACCATCGACACCCCCGGCCTCGACGGCGTGGTCGCGGCGGAGGACACCCCCGTCACCAAGGCGGATTTCGCCGCCGCGGTCCCGCTCGGCCGGATCGGGCGCCCGGACGAGGTCGCCAACGTCGTGGCCTTCCTCGCTTCCGACCAGGGCAGCTTCTTCCTCGGCGCCGACCTGGTCGTCGACGGGGGTGAAGTGCACCTCTGA
- a CDS encoding GNAT family N-acetyltransferase, with amino-acid sequence MSIEAAGGPGLSIEASAVGLAAHDAARWAAQAGVAVRELRDLDEAHAVIALLVEIWGRPENPLITVEFLRALTKAGNYVAGAYDGDRLVGVCIGFHEEPAARTLHSHIAGVAPGLAGRGIGMALKLHQRAWALARGIVAVEWTFDPLVSRNAYFNIVKLGALPVEYLPNFYGAMHDAINGGDDTDRLLVRWELLSPRVRAACSGTPCERPAGGPSSRRVAAPADIEALRVHDAAAARSWRPRLRDELEPLMAAGGRVVDYDRELGYLVELAGTDLEPTRRPS; translated from the coding sequence ATGAGCATCGAGGCTGCTGGAGGGCCGGGCCTGAGCATCGAGGCCTCGGCCGTCGGCCTGGCGGCGCACGACGCGGCGCGATGGGCCGCGCAGGCGGGCGTGGCGGTCCGGGAGCTCAGGGACCTCGACGAGGCTCACGCCGTGATCGCCCTGCTCGTGGAGATCTGGGGCCGCCCCGAGAACCCCCTGATCACGGTGGAGTTCCTGCGGGCGCTGACGAAGGCCGGCAACTACGTCGCCGGCGCGTACGACGGCGACCGGCTGGTCGGGGTCTGCATCGGCTTCCACGAGGAGCCGGCGGCCCGCACCCTGCACAGCCACATCGCCGGGGTGGCGCCTGGGCTGGCCGGCCGCGGCATCGGGATGGCGCTCAAGCTCCACCAGCGCGCGTGGGCGCTCGCCCGCGGCATCGTCGCGGTCGAGTGGACCTTCGACCCGCTGGTCAGCCGCAACGCCTACTTCAACATCGTCAAGCTGGGCGCGCTGCCGGTGGAGTACCTCCCCAACTTCTACGGCGCGATGCACGACGCGATCAACGGCGGCGACGACACCGACCGGCTCCTGGTGCGCTGGGAACTGCTCTCGCCGCGGGTCCGCGCCGCCTGCTCGGGAACGCCCTGCGAACGGCCGGCCGGCGGCCCGTCGAGCAGGCGGGTCGCGGCGCCGGCCGACATCGAGGCACTGCGCGTCCACGACGCGGCCGCCGCCCGGAGCTGGCGCCCCCGGCTCCGCGACGAGCTGGAGCCGCTGATGGCCGCCGGTGGCCGCGTCGTCGACTACGACCGCGAGCTCGGCTACCTCGTCGAGCTCGCGGGCACCGATCTGGAACCCACCCGGAGACCCTCATGA
- a CDS encoding M20 family metallopeptidase, protein MRAKQAAAATVAGRHDRLVALSERLHAHPETAWEEHKAARWVPDALEEAGFEVRTGYLGLETAFHATAGSGPFRLGLCAEYDALPGLGHACGHNLIAAASVGAAAALAPLADELGLTVEVYGTPAEEGGGGKIELLDRGAFAGLDLAMMAHPAPVDVAEARPFAVSHSHVSYRGRAAHAAAYPEQGVNAADAFTIAQVAIGLLRQQLPHTVRVHGVVTRGGEAPNAIPGRTEGRWYVRAETLAELAELEPRVRRCFEAGALATGCELEIVPESKPYAEFRADEAALAAYRRNAVALGREFAQGGMAARMNRASTDMGNVSQVVPAIHPYIGIGSLPALNHQPEFAAHCVGAAAERAIRDAATALAWTAIDVVAERRQRPAPASP, encoded by the coding sequence GTGAGGGCCAAGCAGGCGGCCGCGGCCACCGTGGCCGGGCGGCACGACCGGCTGGTGGCCCTGTCGGAGCGGCTGCACGCCCACCCCGAGACCGCCTGGGAGGAGCACAAGGCGGCCCGCTGGGTGCCGGACGCCCTGGAAGAGGCGGGCTTCGAGGTGCGGACCGGCTACCTGGGCCTGGAGACCGCGTTCCACGCGACGGCGGGGTCCGGCCCCTTCCGGCTCGGCCTCTGCGCCGAGTACGACGCCCTGCCCGGGCTCGGGCACGCGTGCGGGCACAACCTGATCGCGGCCGCCTCGGTGGGCGCCGCGGCGGCGCTGGCACCGCTCGCCGACGAGCTGGGACTGACCGTCGAGGTCTACGGCACCCCCGCCGAGGAAGGCGGCGGCGGCAAGATCGAGCTGCTCGACCGCGGCGCGTTCGCCGGCCTCGACCTGGCCATGATGGCGCACCCCGCGCCGGTGGACGTCGCCGAGGCCCGCCCGTTCGCGGTGTCGCACAGCCACGTGTCCTACCGGGGCAGGGCGGCTCACGCCGCGGCGTACCCCGAGCAGGGCGTGAACGCGGCGGACGCCTTCACGATCGCACAGGTGGCGATCGGCCTGCTGCGCCAGCAGCTCCCGCACACGGTGCGGGTCCACGGGGTCGTGACCCGCGGCGGCGAGGCGCCGAACGCGATCCCCGGGCGCACGGAGGGCCGCTGGTACGTCCGGGCCGAGACGCTGGCGGAGCTGGCCGAGCTGGAGCCGAGGGTGCGGCGCTGCTTCGAGGCCGGCGCGCTGGCGACCGGGTGCGAGCTGGAGATCGTCCCGGAGAGCAAGCCGTACGCGGAGTTCCGGGCGGACGAGGCCGCGCTGGCGGCGTACCGCCGCAACGCCGTCGCCCTGGGACGCGAGTTCGCGCAGGGCGGGATGGCGGCGCGGATGAACCGGGCCTCCACCGACATGGGGAACGTGTCGCAGGTGGTGCCGGCCATCCACCCCTACATCGGGATCGGCTCGCTGCCCGCCCTGAACCATCAGCCGGAGTTCGCCGCCCACTGCGTGGGGGCGGCGGCCGAGCGTGCGATCCGCGACGCCGCGACGGCGCTGGCGTGGACGGCGATCGACGTGGTGGCGGAACGACGTCAGCGCCCCGCCCCCGCGAGCCCCTGA
- a CDS encoding aldehyde dehydrogenase family protein, which produces MSHQPTAEHWRKIAASITPRDRLWIDGEFTDALSGRRTPTTDPATGRVLAEVAAGDARDVDRAVAAARRAFADRRWAGRAPAERKQVLLRLAELIRANADELAVLDSLDAGKLVTDTSAVDVPGTAAILQWYAETADKTYGEIAPTGSGDLALVTREPLGVVGAVVPWNYPLEMAMWKLAPALVTGNSVVLKPAEESPLSALRLAELAAEAGLPPGVLNVVTGDGPVAGKALGLHPDVDVITFTGSTPVGKLFLQYAGASNMKQVWLECGGKSANVVLGRTADLDAVADGVCFGVFTNAGQVCSANSRLVVHRSVKDELLEKVLDRAAAIRPGDPLDPATAMGPLVSEKQADRVRAYVETGRGEGVLRLGGGTVEGAPTAAYVAPVVFDEVAPSARIAREEIFGPVLAVIGVDSEEEAVAVANDSAFGLAASVWSDDLRQAHRVAARLRAGTVSVNTVDALDVTTPFGGFGESGFGRDLSPHAMDKFTALKTTWVRYA; this is translated from the coding sequence TCACGCCCCGCGACAGGCTCTGGATCGACGGCGAGTTCACCGACGCCCTCTCCGGGCGGCGCACCCCGACCACCGACCCGGCGACCGGCCGCGTGCTCGCCGAGGTCGCCGCCGGCGACGCCCGCGACGTCGACCGCGCGGTGGCCGCCGCCCGGCGCGCCTTCGCCGACCGCCGGTGGGCCGGGCGGGCGCCGGCGGAACGCAAGCAGGTGCTGCTCCGCCTGGCGGAGCTCATCCGCGCGAACGCCGACGAGCTCGCCGTGCTCGACAGCCTGGACGCCGGCAAGCTCGTCACCGACACCTCGGCCGTCGACGTCCCCGGCACCGCCGCCATCCTCCAGTGGTACGCGGAGACCGCCGACAAGACCTACGGCGAGATCGCGCCGACCGGCTCCGGCGACCTGGCCCTGGTCACCCGCGAGCCGCTCGGCGTGGTCGGCGCCGTCGTGCCCTGGAACTACCCGCTCGAGATGGCCATGTGGAAGCTCGCGCCGGCCCTGGTCACCGGCAACTCGGTGGTGCTCAAGCCCGCCGAGGAGTCGCCGCTGTCCGCGCTGCGCCTGGCCGAGCTGGCCGCCGAGGCCGGGCTGCCGCCGGGGGTGCTGAACGTGGTCACCGGCGACGGCCCCGTCGCCGGGAAGGCGCTCGGCCTGCACCCCGACGTGGACGTGATCACCTTCACCGGCTCCACCCCGGTCGGCAAGCTGTTCCTGCAGTACGCCGGCGCCTCCAACATGAAACAGGTCTGGCTGGAGTGCGGCGGCAAGAGCGCCAACGTGGTGCTCGGCAGGACCGCCGACCTCGACGCCGTGGCCGACGGGGTCTGCTTCGGCGTCTTCACCAACGCGGGCCAGGTCTGCTCGGCCAACTCCCGGCTGGTCGTGCACCGCTCGGTCAAGGACGAACTGCTGGAGAAGGTGCTCGACCGCGCCGCCGCGATCCGGCCCGGCGACCCGCTCGACCCGGCGACCGCGATGGGCCCCCTGGTCAGCGAGAAGCAGGCCGACCGGGTCCGGGCGTACGTCGAGACCGGCCGTGGCGAAGGGGTGCTCCGCCTCGGCGGTGGCACGGTCGAGGGCGCGCCGACCGCGGCCTACGTCGCGCCGGTGGTGTTCGACGAGGTCGCGCCGTCAGCCCGGATCGCGCGCGAGGAGATCTTCGGCCCGGTCCTGGCCGTGATCGGCGTGGACTCGGAGGAGGAGGCGGTGGCCGTCGCCAACGACTCCGCCTTCGGCCTCGCCGCGTCGGTGTGGAGCGACGACCTGCGCCAGGCCCATCGGGTCGCCGCCCGGCTGCGCGCCGGGACGGTCTCCGTGAACACCGTGGACGCGCTGGACGTGACGACGCCCTTCGGCGGCTTCGGCGAGTCCGGGTTCGGCCGTGACCTGTCCCCGCACGCGATGGACAAGTTCACGGCGCTGAAGACCACCTGGGTGAGGTACGCGTGA
- a CDS encoding FAD-dependent oxidoreductase — MSDHNDDHNDDRYDYVVVGGGTAGSLIAARLSEDGDRTVALVEWGPDDRGEPRARSLRRWAEMLEGEYDLDYRSVAQERGNSDIRHARMRILGGCSNANTMISWRPLPADLEEWVALGADGWDAATVLPYYDRLQVPIQPVASQDRNPYVADVVAAAAKALGVPVQDRWNDGRLHEAAQGAGFFEVGYTPESNQRGATSLHYLHPAMDRPNLSVLTGLRVVRVLIEDGRAAGVEARDAHGGTMIIRCDREVVVCCGGIDSPRLLQLSGIGPARVLGEAGVEVVVDLPGVGENLQDHAEGLVVWESAGSPPPTCASGWDAGAMLSVEGDPRRPDVLMHFPVEAWAVHAENHGAHLPEQIVSIAPNVAKPASRGRVAIVSADPGEPPLLDPRYFTDPDGHDERMLLAGIRAARRVAEEEPFRSHLVREVFPGPDVVTDEQLSEVARATHQTVYHVCGTCRMGAGDDPMAVVDPRLRVRGVEGLRVADASVFPTIPSVNPVVTVMLVAERAADLIRAAGRPALPGNDHQEVPMSHPSRRVVAGGHVRIRPFNTKDTYPEQNLDNDLCQAVVAGNTVYVRGQIGQDLDTSESVGVGDVEAQTERAMANIDLLLKEAGSRMEHLVKLTIYLVDPRYREAVYRTIGRWTRGVHPISTGLVVSALARPEWLVEVDAIAVIPEEER, encoded by the coding sequence GTGAGCGACCACAACGACGATCACAACGACGACCGCTACGACTACGTCGTCGTCGGGGGCGGGACCGCCGGCTCGCTGATCGCGGCGCGGCTGTCGGAGGACGGTGACCGTACCGTCGCGCTGGTGGAGTGGGGCCCCGACGACCGGGGGGAGCCCCGCGCGCGGTCGCTGCGGCGGTGGGCGGAGATGCTGGAGGGCGAGTACGACCTCGACTACCGCAGCGTCGCGCAGGAAAGGGGCAACTCCGACATCCGGCATGCACGGATGCGGATCCTGGGCGGCTGCTCGAACGCCAACACGATGATCTCCTGGCGGCCCCTGCCCGCCGACCTGGAGGAGTGGGTGGCGCTCGGCGCCGACGGCTGGGACGCGGCGACGGTGCTGCCGTACTACGACAGGCTCCAGGTGCCGATCCAGCCGGTGGCGTCGCAGGATCGCAACCCGTACGTCGCCGACGTGGTCGCCGCCGCGGCGAAGGCGCTGGGCGTGCCCGTACAGGATCGGTGGAACGACGGCCGGCTGCACGAGGCGGCGCAGGGGGCGGGCTTCTTCGAGGTCGGCTACACCCCTGAGAGCAACCAGCGCGGCGCGACGTCCCTGCACTACCTGCACCCGGCCATGGACCGGCCGAACCTGTCGGTGCTCACGGGCCTGCGGGTGGTCCGCGTCCTGATCGAGGACGGCCGCGCGGCCGGCGTGGAGGCCCGCGACGCCCACGGCGGGACGATGATCATCCGCTGTGACCGCGAGGTCGTGGTGTGCTGCGGCGGCATCGACTCGCCCCGGCTGCTGCAGCTCTCCGGGATCGGTCCCGCGCGGGTGCTCGGCGAGGCCGGCGTCGAGGTGGTCGTCGACCTGCCGGGCGTGGGGGAGAACCTCCAGGACCACGCCGAGGGCCTCGTCGTGTGGGAGTCGGCCGGCTCGCCGCCTCCGACCTGCGCGAGCGGGTGGGACGCCGGCGCCATGCTGAGCGTCGAGGGCGACCCGCGCCGGCCGGACGTGCTCATGCACTTCCCCGTCGAGGCATGGGCGGTCCACGCCGAGAACCACGGCGCGCACCTGCCCGAGCAGATCGTCTCCATCGCGCCCAACGTGGCCAAGCCGGCCAGCCGCGGCCGGGTCGCGATCGTCTCGGCCGACCCCGGCGAGCCCCCGCTGCTCGACCCGCGCTACTTCACCGACCCGGACGGCCACGACGAGCGCATGCTGCTCGCCGGCATCCGCGCCGCCCGGCGCGTCGCCGAGGAGGAGCCGTTCCGCTCGCACCTGGTGCGCGAGGTGTTCCCCGGCCCTGACGTCGTCACCGACGAGCAGCTCTCCGAGGTCGCCCGCGCGACGCACCAGACCGTCTACCACGTCTGCGGCACCTGCCGGATGGGGGCAGGCGACGACCCCATGGCCGTCGTGGACCCGCGGCTGCGGGTACGGGGCGTCGAAGGGCTGCGCGTGGCCGACGCGTCCGTGTTCCCCACCATTCCCTCGGTCAATCCCGTGGTCACGGTCATGCTGGTCGCCGAGCGGGCAGCCGACCTGATCCGTGCCGCCGGGCGTCCGGCGCTCCCAGGCAACGATCACCAGGAGGTTCCGATGAGCCACCCGAGCCGCCGCGTCGTCGCGGGCGGGCACGTCCGCATCCGGCCGTTCAACACGAAGGACACCTATCCCGAGCAGAACCTGGACAACGACCTGTGCCAGGCCGTCGTGGCCGGCAACACGGTGTACGTCCGGGGCCAGATCGGGCAGGACCTGGACACCAGCGAGTCGGTCGGCGTCGGCGACGTCGAGGCCCAGACCGAGCGGGCCATGGCCAACATCGACCTGCTGCTCAAAGAGGCGGGGAGCCGGATGGAGCACCTGGTCAAGCTCACGATCTACCTCGTGGACCCGCGCTACCGGGAGGCCGTCTACCGCACCATCGGCAGGTGGACGAGGGGGGTGCACCCGATCTCGACAGGTCTGGTCGTCTCCGCGCTCGCCCGCCCCGAATGGCTGGTCGAGGTGGACGCCATCGCCGTGATCCCCGAGGAGGAGCGGTGA